A genomic region of Candidatus Neomarinimicrobiota bacterium contains the following coding sequences:
- a CDS encoding C40 family peptidase, with product MSKVKHVLSFLLIILSVLIFTKCANVPQMVNEINELIKEYEKKYNLDSRIAIWCIDLKFISNSLMLTGETDHKGILDTLVKTIGKKYPNLQIVNKVNVLPDSSIGKNYYGLVNVSVASIVSDPKHPAELKTQIILGHRVLILKESGDFYLVKGDDNYIGWILKDCIVRGDKKFIDRWFRNKLYVFYDLEGRIYESADYSSNPISDIVMGGIVKFIGKKEDWIFIELPDRRRGFIPRYQLISYNKYKSLTPSSSRVVRLARRMLGRPYLWGGTSTKFVDCSGLIQFIFRNLGMLLPRDADMQSKLGEPVDTSGGFSNLKPGDLLFFGNQSGEINHVALYIGNLEYIHASGMVRVNSLDEESENFDRKRKESLKFVKRLTID from the coding sequence ATGAGTAAGGTTAAACATGTTTTAAGCTTTCTCTTAATTATTTTATCGGTTTTAATTTTTACCAAATGCGCAAATGTTCCACAGATGGTTAATGAAATAAATGAATTAATTAAAGAATATGAAAAGAAATACAATCTCGATAGTCGTATTGCTATCTGGTGTATTGATTTAAAATTCATATCGAATAGTTTAATGTTAACAGGTGAAACTGATCACAAAGGTATATTGGATACTCTCGTGAAAACGATAGGCAAGAAGTATCCTAATCTTCAAATTGTCAATAAAGTAAATGTTTTGCCTGACAGTTCAATCGGTAAAAACTATTATGGACTTGTTAATGTGTCGGTAGCATCTATTGTTAGTGATCCTAAACATCCGGCAGAGCTTAAGACTCAGATTATTCTTGGGCACAGAGTATTAATATTAAAGGAATCCGGGGATTTCTATTTAGTAAAGGGAGATGATAATTATATTGGATGGATATTAAAAGATTGTATTGTAAGAGGAGACAAAAAATTTATTGATAGATGGTTTCGCAACAAACTTTATGTTTTTTATGACCTTGAAGGTAGGATATATGAATCTGCTGATTATTCCTCGAATCCTATTTCTGATATTGTGATGGGAGGTATAGTCAAGTTTATAGGCAAAAAGGAGGATTGGATATTTATTGAGTTGCCTGACAGGAGAAGAGGTTTTATTCCACGATACCAATTGATCAGTTATAATAAATATAAGTCTTTGACACCTTCCTCAAGTCGAGTAGTTCGTCTTGCTAGGAGGATGCTTGGACGTCCATATCTATGGGGTGGGACTTCCACTAAATTCGTTGATTGTAGCGGATTAATACAATTCATTTTTCGCAATCTTGGTATGCTTTTGCCAAGAGATGCTGATATGCAATCGAAGTTAGGAGAACCAGTAGATACCTCAGGAGGATTCTCTAATTTGAAGCCTGGCGATTTACTCTTTTTTGGTAATCAATCAGGTGAAATCAATCATGTTGCTTTATATATCGGTAATCTCGAGTATATTCATGCATCTGGTATGGTCAGAGTAAATAGTCTTGACGAGGAGTCTGAGAATTTTGATAGGAAAAGGAAAGAATCTTTAAAGTTTGTGAAAAGACTAACTATCGATTAG
- a CDS encoding dTMP kinase — protein MKYPGLFITFEGIDGSGKTTQVNFLVNRLNELSKKYRLFREPGGTYIGEKIRDILLDRNNSELFPVTELLLYSASRYQLTKEKIIPSLIEGYIVICDRFYDSTTAYQGYGRGLNLEFIEELNKFASCNIEPDITFLIDVSIEERYKRLKRKMLDRLEIEDRDFHEKVREGFLQLAQKNKHRVVVIDGNRPAEEVFASIEKKLINTIKKRGL, from the coding sequence ATGAAGTATCCAGGGTTATTTATCACGTTTGAGGGTATTGACGGATCGGGCAAAACTACTCAAGTGAATTTTTTAGTTAACAGGCTTAATGAGCTATCTAAAAAATATAGATTATTTCGTGAGCCTGGTGGTACATACATTGGAGAAAAGATAAGGGACATTTTACTTGATAGAAATAATAGCGAATTGTTTCCTGTAACTGAGCTACTCCTTTATTCTGCAAGTAGATATCAGTTAACAAAAGAAAAAATTATTCCGTCTCTAATAGAGGGTTACATTGTTATTTGTGATCGTTTTTATGATTCTACGACAGCTTATCAGGGGTATGGCAGAGGATTGAATTTGGAATTTATTGAAGAATTGAACAAATTTGCCAGTTGTAATATTGAGCCTGATATTACGTTTCTTATTGATGTATCAATTGAAGAAAGATATAAAAGGTTAAAGCGAAAGATGCTAGATAGATTGGAAATTGAGGATAGGGACTTTCACGAAAAAGTTAGAGAAGGATTTTTACAGCTTGCTCAAAAAAATAAGCATAGGGTTGTGGTTATAGATGGTAATAGACCTGCAGAAGAGGTGTTCGCTTCGATAGAAAAGAAATTAATAAATACTATAAAAAAAAGAGGTTTATGA
- the amrS gene encoding AmmeMemoRadiSam system radical SAM enzyme, producing the protein MANKVLDRRKFLKYTGAGIALTVSYTKLLPEKLLADLKEPYKKEARYYKKIEENIVQCQLCPRECFVSDGNRGYCDVRENQNGTYYTLVYGRLVAIHIDPIEKKPLFHFLPGTNALSVATAGCNVDCKFCQNWNIAQALPEEVPSKFVPPDQLVSLAVKYKSPTMAFTYTEPVVFTEYVYDCASFGKNHNVRSVMISNGYINKKPMQDLCGVLDAVKIDLKSFNDNFYKKIVRGTLKPVLDTLVTLKESNKWFEMVYLVIPTLNDKKEEIANMSKWILSNLGPDVPIHFTRFHPEYLLTNLPPTPVKTLEIAYNTAKDAGLNFVYIGNVPGHQAENTYCPNCNKLLIQRLGFSIKENNIVDGKCKFCGKDIPGVWK; encoded by the coding sequence ATGGCAAACAAAGTATTGGATAGAAGAAAATTTTTGAAATACACAGGAGCCGGGATAGCACTGACTGTTAGTTACACCAAGCTGCTCCCGGAAAAATTACTGGCAGACCTAAAAGAACCTTATAAAAAAGAAGCAAGATATTACAAGAAGATTGAAGAAAATATAGTTCAATGTCAGCTCTGCCCAAGAGAATGTTTTGTATCCGATGGAAACCGAGGTTATTGCGATGTAAGGGAAAATCAAAACGGTACATATTATACACTAGTGTACGGTAGGCTTGTAGCAATTCATATCGATCCTATAGAAAAAAAACCTCTATTTCACTTTCTACCCGGTACAAATGCTCTATCGGTTGCCACAGCAGGCTGTAATGTGGATTGCAAATTTTGTCAGAACTGGAATATTGCTCAGGCGCTACCTGAAGAGGTACCATCAAAATTTGTCCCACCTGATCAATTAGTATCACTTGCGGTAAAATACAAATCACCAACAATGGCTTTTACTTATACAGAACCTGTAGTTTTCACTGAATATGTCTATGACTGTGCTTCTTTTGGGAAAAACCACAATGTACGCAGCGTAATGATTAGCAATGGATATATAAATAAAAAGCCGATGCAGGATTTATGTGGTGTACTGGATGCTGTGAAAATAGATTTAAAATCATTTAATGATAATTTTTATAAAAAAATAGTTAGGGGGACACTCAAACCGGTACTTGATACTCTCGTCACACTTAAAGAAAGCAATAAATGGTTTGAAATGGTATACCTGGTTATACCAACTCTTAACGATAAAAAAGAAGAAATAGCAAATATGTCCAAATGGATATTGAGTAATCTAGGTCCTGATGTTCCGATTCACTTCACAAGATTTCATCCAGAGTATTTACTTACCAATCTGCCTCCAACTCCTGTTAAAACACTTGAAATAGCTTATAATACTGCAAAAGATGCTGGACTAAATTTCGTCTATATAGGCAATGTTCCAGGTCATCAAGCAGAAAATACATACTGCCCTAATTGCAATAAGCTACTTATTCAAAGACTTGGTTTTTCAATAAAAGAAAATAACATAGTTGATGGAAAGTGCAAATTTTGTGGCAAAGATATTCCCGGAGTCTGGAAATGA
- a CDS encoding queuosine precursor transporter, with translation MSNELVFLIMTIFVLSSSLLAFRLGKVWLYSFIAINIILANIFVTKQFNIFGIAATGGNITYGSIFLSTDLLCEHYSKREGRKAVYIGFFAALFYLGTSQLILLFTPNEYDLAHSSLIRIFSFAPRIIFASLIAYMVSQLNDIWLFHFIKEKTSGRFLWLRNNGSTWVSQLIDSITFNVVAFLGTYPFKIVLQIILSTYILKLIIAAIDTPFIYLSYIVKKKAEPIV, from the coding sequence ATGTCGAATGAGCTTGTATTTTTGATTATGACAATTTTTGTGCTTTCTTCCTCTTTATTGGCTTTCCGTCTTGGAAAGGTATGGCTATATTCTTTTATAGCGATAAACATAATTCTAGCGAATATATTTGTGACTAAGCAATTTAACATTTTCGGAATAGCGGCAACTGGGGGAAATATAACTTATGGATCAATATTTTTGTCTACGGATTTATTATGTGAGCATTATTCTAAAAGAGAAGGTAGAAAGGCAGTATATATTGGCTTTTTTGCAGCCCTCTTTTATCTTGGGACAAGTCAGCTGATATTATTGTTTACACCTAATGAATATGACTTAGCACATTCTTCACTGATAAGGATATTTTCCTTTGCACCAAGAATAATTTTTGCATCACTGATAGCATATATGGTAAGTCAGTTGAATGATATATGGTTGTTTCATTTTATAAAAGAAAAAACATCGGGCAGATTTCTATGGCTCAGGAATAATGGCTCCACATGGGTAAGTCAATTAATCGATTCTATAACATTCAATGTAGTTGCTTTTTTAGGTACTTATCCATTTAAGATTGTATTGCAAATAATTTTGTCCACATACATTTTAAAATTAATTATAGCAGCCATTGATACCCCTTTCATTTACCTTAGCTATATAGTGAAGAAAAAAGCAGAACCGATAGTTTAG
- a CDS encoding acyl-CoA thioesterase: protein MNRFIYNYRVRYKDIDKMGVMYYSRYFEIFEEARTELLREIGLTYKELEEKGYYLPVVEAYCNYKRSAYYDDLLTVECFVAEFSIVKIRINYEVVRDKDLIGSGHTVHVFIDNNGKIKRPDKNTISILKLIVKNN, encoded by the coding sequence ATGAATAGATTCATTTATAACTATAGAGTAAGATATAAAGATATTGATAAAATGGGAGTAATGTATTATTCAAGATATTTTGAAATATTTGAAGAAGCCAGGACGGAACTTCTTAGGGAAATTGGATTAACTTATAAGGAGTTGGAAGAGAAAGGATATTATTTGCCGGTAGTTGAAGCATATTGTAACTATAAACGGTCAGCCTACTACGATGATTTATTGACCGTTGAATGTTTTGTAGCGGAATTTTCTATCGTAAAAATTAGAATAAACTATGAAGTTGTCAGAGATAAAGATTTAATTGGTAGTGGACATACAGTGCATGTTTTCATTGATAATAACGGGAAAATTAAGAGACCCGATAAAAATACTATATCAATCCTGAAGTTGATTGTAAAAAATAATTGA
- a CDS encoding glycosyltransferase, with amino-acid sequence MDISVIIVSYNVKEFLYQCILSLKKAIEGLESEIIVVDNNSIDGTAIIIEKYFPDILLIKNKENLGFGKACNQALKLAKGEYILFINPDTIIQEDTIKVMLNFFREHPDAGAAGCKILNSDGTLQLSCRRSFPTPFVAFSKLVGLSRLFPKSNVFGKYNLTYLDPDKVYPVDAISGSFMMIKREVYDKVGGFDESFFMYGEDLDYCYRIKEAGWKIYYVPYTKVIHYKGESAKLANFDNIITFYKAMDIFVRKYYSRSYSLVTDVILRFGILLRGIISFISKIIKKYFTVFIDSIFIIAGILLAHRFQTRPLPPYGVLFSLIVIYIMVWLGTGYVIGLYNKKELSYSRAFVASFTSFLISIFINLILKNSLYSPRFLIWSFILVSILLPGWRLAVIVLQRRRLISLKSVLSKALLSRRVIIVGAGEEGRRIADRLHKHLELGFEIIGFVDKEFYPERIGNFPFLGTINDLKEIIKIYKATELIFTLDKFNNNEILDIIDSIKDVKINARIAPRKLDYIIGKSSVEKIEDIPLIDVDYNIYRPINKISKRLFDIIISLPMSIIVSLMLPFFYLSGKRLSKKKFIGMDGHYFTGYIIGSKNSNKATKLERLPLFFSILKGDMSVVGNELLIADNNNVYLRCKPGLTGLAQLQKNFYNSKSLNNYEYYYMLNHSLFLDIEIIIKALLKV; translated from the coding sequence ATGGATATCTCCGTAATAATAGTTAGTTATAATGTTAAAGAATTTCTGTACCAGTGTATATTATCTCTTAAAAAGGCGATTGAAGGGCTTGAATCAGAAATAATTGTAGTTGATAATAATTCGATTGATGGTACTGCTATAATTATTGAGAAGTATTTTCCAGATATATTACTGATAAAAAACAAAGAGAATCTCGGCTTTGGTAAAGCCTGTAATCAGGCATTAAAGCTGGCTAAAGGTGAGTATATATTATTCATTAATCCAGATACTATAATCCAGGAAGATACGATAAAGGTAATGCTAAACTTTTTTAGAGAGCATCCTGACGCAGGTGCAGCTGGATGTAAAATATTAAATTCTGATGGGACATTGCAGCTTTCCTGCAGACGTAGTTTCCCTACGCCATTTGTTGCTTTTTCAAAGCTTGTTGGACTGAGCCGTCTTTTCCCAAAAAGTAATGTATTCGGGAAGTATAATTTGACTTACCTTGATCCTGATAAGGTGTATCCCGTAGATGCTATTAGCGGTTCTTTCATGATGATAAAAAGAGAGGTATATGACAAAGTTGGTGGTTTCGATGAAAGCTTCTTTATGTATGGTGAGGATCTGGATTATTGCTACAGAATTAAAGAAGCTGGATGGAAAATCTATTATGTGCCATATACAAAAGTAATTCATTACAAGGGTGAAAGTGCAAAGCTTGCCAATTTTGATAATATAATTACATTTTATAAAGCAATGGATATATTTGTTAGAAAATATTATAGTAGGAGTTATTCACTGGTTACTGATGTCATCTTAAGATTTGGGATATTATTAAGGGGTATTATTTCTTTTATAAGCAAGATAATAAAGAAATATTTTACAGTTTTTATCGATTCAATTTTTATTATTGCAGGTATTCTACTAGCACATAGATTCCAGACAAGACCATTACCTCCTTATGGAGTTCTTTTTTCCTTAATAGTTATCTACATAATGGTATGGCTTGGGACAGGGTATGTGATTGGGTTATACAACAAAAAGGAATTATCATATTCACGTGCTTTTGTTGCTTCGTTTACAAGTTTTTTAATCTCTATCTTTATTAACCTGATTCTTAAGAATAGTTTATATTCGCCAAGGTTTCTCATCTGGAGTTTTATACTGGTTAGTATTTTGTTACCAGGGTGGAGACTTGCTGTAATAGTATTACAGCGAAGAAGATTGATTTCTCTTAAATCTGTTTTATCTAAAGCGTTGCTTTCCCGTCGTGTTATAATTGTAGGTGCTGGTGAGGAGGGAAGAAGAATAGCAGATAGATTGCATAAGCATTTGGAACTTGGTTTTGAGATTATTGGATTTGTTGATAAGGAATTTTATCCTGAAAGAATAGGTAATTTCCCTTTCCTTGGTACAATAAATGATTTAAAGGAAATAATAAAAATATATAAAGCTACGGAATTGATTTTTACTCTCGATAAATTTAATAATAATGAAATACTTGATATAATTGATTCTATTAAAGATGTTAAAATAAACGCGAGGATAGCCCCCAGAAAACTTGATTATATTATTGGTAAGTCAAGCGTAGAGAAAATTGAGGATATCCCTCTAATTGATGTAGATTACAACATTTATAGACCGATAAATAAGATTTCAAAAAGATTGTTTGATATAATTATATCTCTTCCAATGAGTATTATTGTTAGTTTAATGTTACCATTTTTCTACCTATCAGGAAAGAGGCTTTCGAAGAAAAAGTTTATCGGGATGGATGGGCATTATTTTACTGGCTATATTATTGGTAGCAAAAACAGTAATAAAGCCACAAAGCTGGAAAGACTGCCTCTATTTTTCTCTATATTAAAAGGTGATATGAGTGTTGTTGGTAATGAATTATTAATAGCTGATAATAATAATGTTTATCTGAGATGTAAGCCGGGATTAACTGGGCTGGCTCAGTTACAGAAAAATTTTTATAATAGCAAAAGTTTGAATAATTATGAATATTATTATATGTTAAATCACTCGCTATTTTTAGATATTGAGATTATTATAAAAGCTTTATTAAAAGTCTGA
- a CDS encoding S41 family peptidase: MDKQNNFSFRILLIALIVIAIVFAFSNRDIYRETQDSINLYNEVFKNIFSKYVEPVKPEKFVEKSLELTLEQLDPYTELLNKEQQESIKLMTEGEYGGVGMRISVYNDTITVISPIVGSPSFRAGIQPGDQILMIDTINAVGLGLSEAARKIRGKVGTQVKLLIRRPGVFDKMEYVLRREKIKIENISYSGYIDDGIYYIKLIDFSSGAARQIREDIIKNAGLEKIKGLVLDLRGNPGGLLKEAIRVAEIFTNPGDTLLITRGRNPESNGYYVSKREPLIDNNVKLAVLIDRGSASASEIVAGVVQDLDRGVILGNSSFGKGLVQSVVSIDRKHILKITTAKYYTPSGRLIQKPNFIKDPTIVDFSEESDTVFYSRHGRKLPSHGGIHPDIEVSNERTLPIVQGLWRENLFYEFALHYKSKLNQIPVDLQDLQLDDNILIEFRKYVKERGFDYTFDEEKEMRKLEKKLKENKNLGVSVDFSQLYKRFEELEKEEWEKSEEQIRLSLKAELGMLIGGLSGRVAATLQDDKVVQKAIEVLKNSGEYATVLGFKNE, translated from the coding sequence ATGGATAAGCAAAATAATTTTTCATTTAGAATATTATTGATAGCATTGATTGTTATTGCTATAGTATTTGCCTTCAGTAATAGGGATATATATAGGGAGACACAGGATTCTATCAATTTGTACAACGAGGTATTTAAAAATATATTTAGCAAGTATGTAGAGCCAGTAAAACCAGAAAAATTTGTTGAGAAAAGCCTTGAGCTAACTCTTGAACAGCTTGATCCCTACACTGAGCTTTTGAACAAGGAACAACAGGAATCGATTAAGCTGATGACAGAGGGTGAATATGGTGGAGTTGGGATGAGAATAAGCGTTTACAACGATACGATTACTGTAATATCACCAATAGTAGGTAGCCCCTCTTTTAGAGCAGGAATACAACCAGGTGATCAGATTTTAATGATAGATACTATAAATGCTGTTGGTTTAGGTCTCAGTGAAGCAGCAAGGAAAATCAGAGGAAAAGTTGGCACGCAGGTAAAACTTTTAATAAGAAGACCGGGCGTTTTTGATAAGATGGAATATGTTTTAAGAAGAGAAAAGATTAAAATTGAGAATATTAGCTATTCTGGATACATCGATGATGGTATCTATTACATAAAATTAATTGATTTTTCCAGTGGTGCAGCAAGGCAGATAAGAGAAGACATTATTAAGAACGCTGGATTAGAAAAAATAAAAGGACTTGTTCTGGATTTGAGAGGAAATCCAGGCGGATTGCTGAAAGAGGCAATAAGGGTTGCTGAAATATTTACAAATCCTGGTGACACTCTATTGATTACCCGAGGTAGAAATCCAGAGTCTAATGGATATTATGTATCAAAGAGAGAACCTTTGATCGATAATAATGTTAAGTTAGCAGTATTAATAGATAGGGGTAGTGCTTCTGCAAGTGAGATTGTTGCTGGTGTTGTTCAGGATTTAGACAGAGGAGTAATACTTGGTAATAGTTCTTTTGGGAAAGGATTGGTGCAATCGGTAGTTTCAATTGATAGAAAACATATATTGAAGATTACGACTGCAAAATATTATACTCCAAGTGGTAGACTGATCCAAAAGCCAAATTTCATAAAAGATCCGACTATTGTTGATTTTTCTGAAGAGTCTGATACTGTTTTTTATTCAAGACATGGAAGAAAGCTCCCAAGCCATGGGGGGATTCATCCTGATATAGAGGTGTCGAATGAAAGGACACTTCCTATAGTACAGGGATTGTGGAGAGAAAATCTATTCTATGAATTTGCTCTACATTATAAGTCTAAACTGAATCAGATACCTGTAGATTTACAAGATTTACAACTGGATGATAATATATTGATTGAATTTAGAAAATATGTAAAAGAAAGGGGATTTGATTATACCTTTGATGAAGAGAAGGAAATGAGAAAATTGGAGAAAAAGCTAAAAGAGAATAAAAATCTTGGTGTCTCTGTAGATTTTAGCCAGCTATATAAGAGGTTTGAAGAGCTCGAGAAGGAAGAGTGGGAAAAGAGTGAGGAGCAAATAAGATTGAGTCTAAAAGCAGAGCTTGGCATGCTGATTGGTGGATTATCTGGAAGAGTAGCAGCTACTTTGCAGGATGATAAGGTAGTTCAGAAAGCAATTGAAGTTCTTAAGAATTCGGGGGAATATGCTACCGTTCTTGGTTTTAAAAATGAGTAA
- the amrB gene encoding AmmeMemoRadiSam system protein B → MIDNLCKKVALIIIAIFCIFIVNTYPQVRKPVAAGAFYPSNKYELKAMINNFLEKAGEPILKSKPNILICPHAGYIYSGQVAAYSFKEIRPFDYGTIILIGPSHIDYFEFASVYNGDYYETPLGKIPINKDLSKEITNNEKYIKLSNRGHLGPAFNRGEHCLEVELPFIQVIKSDIKIVPIIIGTMNYKVIQALGNKLGETLKNDNILIVVSSDLSHYHSYEECNKIDGRLIRQLKNMDPEKFYYGLISKDYEACGGAAITAALIAAKKAGINSIKILKHANSGDVPATSKDRVVGYLAAAIFKSKGGGKMSREKNKKETLLQGELNKQDQIYLIELAEETINRVVNGKPKPNPDDVPDKLKEERGAFVTINKHGELRGCIGYVLPVYPLYKTVIEAATGAALHDPRFKPVSPDELDDIEVEISVLTVPEKIDDPEKIEVGKHGLIIKRGFYQGLLLPQVAVEYGWDRETFLEHTCLKAGLPRNAWKDPDTEISIFSAQVFSRETLNRD, encoded by the coding sequence ATGATTGACAATTTATGTAAAAAGGTAGCTTTAATCATTATCGCTATTTTCTGTATTTTTATTGTAAATACCTATCCACAGGTGCGTAAACCGGTAGCTGCGGGTGCTTTCTATCCTTCTAATAAATATGAACTTAAAGCAATGATTAATAACTTCTTAGAAAAAGCTGGAGAACCAATACTAAAATCCAAACCTAATATTCTAATCTGTCCCCACGCAGGCTACATTTATAGTGGACAGGTTGCTGCCTATTCATTTAAGGAAATAAGACCTTTCGACTACGGGACAATAATTCTTATCGGTCCTTCTCATATTGATTACTTCGAATTTGCATCAGTATACAATGGAGATTATTACGAAACACCTCTTGGCAAAATACCTATTAATAAAGATCTTTCGAAAGAAATAACTAATAACGAAAAATACATCAAACTTTCAAATAGGGGACATTTAGGTCCTGCATTTAACAGAGGGGAACACTGTCTTGAGGTTGAATTGCCGTTTATTCAGGTGATAAAATCAGATATCAAAATTGTACCAATTATAATCGGCACAATGAATTATAAGGTCATACAGGCACTTGGAAATAAGCTGGGAGAAACTTTGAAAAATGATAATATCCTAATTGTCGTATCAAGCGATCTGTCTCATTATCACTCATATGAAGAATGCAATAAAATAGATGGAAGATTGATCAGACAATTGAAAAATATGGACCCAGAAAAATTTTATTATGGACTAATATCCAAGGATTATGAAGCTTGTGGTGGTGCCGCAATCACCGCTGCGTTAATAGCAGCAAAAAAGGCTGGGATAAATTCTATTAAAATTTTAAAACATGCCAATAGCGGTGATGTTCCTGCGACTTCAAAAGATAGAGTGGTTGGATATTTGGCCGCTGCTATTTTTAAATCAAAAGGTGGAGGCAAAATGAGTCGGGAGAAAAATAAAAAAGAAACTCTTTTACAAGGGGAATTAAATAAACAGGATCAGATCTATCTAATAGAACTGGCAGAAGAAACAATTAATAGAGTTGTAAATGGTAAACCAAAACCAAACCCTGATGATGTACCCGATAAGTTAAAAGAAGAAAGAGGCGCCTTTGTAACAATAAATAAACATGGAGAATTAAGAGGTTGCATCGGTTATGTACTACCGGTCTACCCGCTATATAAAACGGTAATAGAAGCAGCTACAGGTGCTGCATTACATGACCCCAGATTCAAACCAGTATCACCTGATGAATTAGATGATATTGAAGTCGAAATATCGGTACTGACAGTTCCTGAAAAAATTGATGACCCCGAAAAAATAGAGGTTGGTAAACATGGACTGATTATAAAACGTGGATTTTATCAGGGACTATTACTTCCACAGGTTGCTGTGGAATATGGTTGGGATAGAGAAACTTTTCTTGAACACACATGTCTAAAGGCTGGTTTACCTCGTAATGCATGGAAAGACCCAGATACTGAAATTAGTATATTCTCTGCACAGGTATTTTCAAGAGAAACTTTAAATAGAGACTAA
- a CDS encoding acetyl-CoA carboxylase carboxyltransferase subunit alpha has protein sequence MSDIILDFERPILELEKRIQDMKNLAEANGLDLSVEIRRLEDKLQKLIRKTYANLNRWQRVQLARHPNRPYTLDYISRICSDFIEVHGDRYFSDDKAIVTGFGIIDTYKVVIIGHQKGRSTKENLFRNFGMPHPEGYRKALRAMKLAEKFNKPVVSFIDTPGAYPGIGAEERGQAEAIAKNLFEMSRLRVPIVIVVIGEGASGGALGIGVGDRILVMENTWYSVISPEGCASILFRDASKSPIAAEAMKVTAQDLNELGIVDEIIPEPIGGAHRDYDLSAQNVKKAILKHLRELIKIPVDKLISDRIEKYSRMGSWDE, from the coding sequence ATGTCTGATATTATTTTGGATTTTGAAAGACCAATATTAGAATTAGAAAAAAGAATTCAAGATATGAAAAATCTTGCTGAAGCGAATGGTCTCGATCTATCAGTTGAAATAAGGAGACTGGAAGATAAACTGCAAAAACTTATTAGAAAAACTTATGCAAATCTTAATAGATGGCAGAGAGTTCAGCTTGCCCGTCATCCAAATAGGCCATATACACTGGATTATATTTCGAGGATATGTTCTGATTTTATAGAGGTACATGGAGACAGATACTTTTCTGACGATAAGGCGATTGTTACAGGATTTGGAATTATAGATACCTATAAAGTTGTTATTATTGGACATCAAAAGGGTAGAAGCACAAAGGAAAATCTTTTTAGAAATTTTGGAATGCCACATCCAGAGGGTTATAGAAAAGCCCTTCGGGCAATGAAACTTGCAGAAAAATTTAATAAACCTGTGGTTTCATTTATTGATACACCCGGAGCATATCCTGGTATAGGAGCAGAGGAGCGGGGACAAGCAGAAGCTATAGCGAAGAATCTTTTTGAGATGTCAAGGTTGAGAGTTCCAATTGTAATCGTGGTTATTGGCGAAGGAGCAAGTGGTGGAGCATTGGGCATTGGAGTAGGAGATAGGATATTGGTTATGGAGAACACATGGTATTCTGTTATATCACCTGAGGGGTGTGCATCGATTCTATTTAGAGATGCTTCAAAATCGCCTATAGCAGCCGAAGCTATGAAAGTAACAGCTCAGGATCTTAACGAACTTGGAATAGTCGATGAAATTATACCCGAACCAATCGGGGGAGCACACAGGGATTATGACCTGTCAGCTCAAAATGTCAAAAAAGCAATATTGAAACATTTGAGAGAACTTATAAAAATTCCAGTTGATAAGCTTATTAGTGATAGAATAGAAAAATACAGTAGAATGGGTTCATGGGATGAATAG